The following proteins are co-located in the Microvirga ossetica genome:
- a CDS encoding AtpZ/AtpI family protein, producing MADPHERNGENERKPGSADDADLSARLKSLDARISQASAHRAESEPRARPTSDSSALGQAFRLSAEFVAGVAAGGILGWLVDRLFGTSPWGLIVCLILGFCAGMLNLMRAAGMVKSARYDDKR from the coding sequence ATGGCGGACCCTCACGAGCGGAACGGTGAAAATGAGCGGAAACCGGGCAGCGCCGACGATGCCGATCTGTCAGCGAGGCTGAAGTCGCTCGACGCGCGGATCTCTCAAGCATCCGCGCATCGAGCCGAGTCTGAACCTCGCGCCCGTCCGACGTCAGATTCCAGCGCCCTCGGCCAAGCCTTCAGGCTATCGGCCGAATTCGTTGCAGGAGTTGCCGCCGGCGGGATTTTGGGTTGGCTTGTCGATCGTCTGTTCGGGACATCCCCTTGGGGTCTGATCGTTTGTCTGATACTCGGCTTCTGTGCCGGGATGCTCAACCTGATGCGAGCAGCCGGGATGGTCAAATCCGCCCGGTATGACGACAAGCGGTGA
- a CDS encoding F0F1 ATP synthase subunit A, with product MASPIEQFQIKPIIPVISFTNSSLFMIGAAAVIVGGLLYATRKRAVVPGRAQSVAEVLHDFVANTLVDATGKEGMKFFPLVFSLFMFVLTANLLGMIPGFFTVTSHIIVTFALALLVIGTVVVYGFMKHGTHFLGLFVPSGVPAWLLPFIVVIELISFLSRPISLSLRLFANMLAGHIALKVFAGFVVTLLGAGGALTILAPLPLLMAVALMALEFLVAALQAYVFTVLTCIYLNDALHPGH from the coding sequence ATGGCGAGCCCGATCGAACAATTCCAGATCAAGCCCATCATTCCGGTCATCAGCTTCACCAACTCGTCCCTGTTCATGATCGGCGCTGCCGCCGTGATCGTGGGCGGCCTTCTCTACGCCACGCGTAAGCGCGCCGTCGTTCCGGGCCGCGCCCAGTCGGTGGCCGAGGTGCTGCACGACTTCGTCGCCAACACGCTGGTCGATGCCACGGGCAAGGAGGGGATGAAGTTCTTCCCCCTCGTCTTCTCGCTCTTCATGTTCGTGCTGACGGCAAACCTGCTCGGCATGATCCCGGGCTTCTTCACGGTTACCAGCCACATCATCGTCACCTTCGCCCTCGCCCTGCTCGTGATCGGCACGGTTGTCGTCTACGGCTTCATGAAGCACGGCACCCACTTCCTCGGCCTCTTCGTGCCGTCGGGCGTTCCGGCGTGGCTCCTGCCCTTCATCGTGGTGATCGAGCTCATCTCGTTCCTCTCCCGCCCGATTTCGCTCAGCCTGCGTCTCTTCGCGAACATGCTCGCGGGACACATCGCGCTGAAGGTTTTCGCAGGCTTCGTCGTGACGCTGCTCGGCGCCGGCGGTGCCCTGACGATCCTCGCTCCGCTGCCGCTCCTCATGGCGGTTGCTCTCATGGCGCTCGAGTTCCTCGTCGCCGCTCTGCAGGCCTACGTCTTCACGGTGTTGACCTGCATCTACCTCAACGACGCGCTGCACCCGGGCCACTAG
- a CDS encoding F0F1 ATP synthase subunit C — protein sequence MDPIAFKYLGAGLACIGMGLAAMGVGNIFGNFLSGALRNPSAADGQFARAFIGAALAEGLGIFCLVVALVLLFT from the coding sequence ATGGATCCGATCGCTTTCAAGTACCTCGGCGCGGGCCTCGCCTGCATCGGCATGGGCCTCGCCGCCATGGGCGTCGGCAACATCTTCGGTAACTTCCTGTCCGGCGCCCTGCGCAACCCGTCGGCCGCCGACGGCCAGTTCGCCCGCGCCTTCATCGGCGCGGCGCTCGCAGAAGGTCTCGGCATCTTCTGCCTCGTCGTCGCTCTCGTTCTGCTGTTCACCTAA
- a CDS encoding F0F1 ATP synthase subunit B' produces the protein MAQAQTTHATTEAPGGAHEDIGFPPFETETYAGQLLWLAITFVALYTLLSRLVLPRLGGIIENRRATIASDLNDAAAMKSRAEDAGTAYERALAEAKGRAQSLAQETRAKLSAESDAKRKALEADLNQRLAEAETTITAKKTEAMSHVDAIARDAASAIIERLTGKAPAPTTVEAALNKIKA, from the coding sequence ATGGCTCAGGCTCAGACGACCCATGCCACAACAGAGGCCCCCGGCGGCGCTCACGAGGATATCGGCTTTCCGCCCTTCGAGACGGAAACCTATGCCGGTCAGCTCCTCTGGCTGGCGATCACCTTCGTGGCGCTCTACACTCTGCTCTCACGGCTGGTCCTCCCGCGCCTGGGCGGAATCATCGAAAACCGCCGCGCGACGATCGCCAGCGATCTCAACGACGCGGCTGCCATGAAATCCCGCGCGGAAGACGCCGGCACCGCCTACGAGCGGGCGCTCGCCGAGGCCAAGGGCCGCGCCCAGTCCCTGGCTCAGGAGACCCGCGCCAAGCTGTCCGCCGAGAGCGACGCCAAGCGCAAGGCGCTCGAGGCCGACCTCAACCAGCGTCTCGCCGAGGCGGAGACCACGATCACGGCCAAGAAGACCGAGGCCATGAGCCACGTGGACGCCATCGCTCGCGACGCCGCTTCCGCCATCATCGAGCGCCTGACCGGCAAGGCTCCGGCTCCGACGACGGTCGAGGCCGCTCTCAACAAGATCAAGGCCTGA
- a CDS encoding ATP F0F1 synthase subunit B (Produces ATP from ADP in the presence of a proton gradient across the membrane. Subunit B is part of the membrane proton channel.), with protein sequence MFQSAEFWVAVAFVIFWGILFYYGVPGKVLGQLDTRGKRIAGELAEAKRLRQDAERLLKEYELKRAAAEREAADIVSSARDEAERLAREAQEKMADFVKRRTATAEAKIAQAEAQASAEVRAAAVDAAIKASERVLRDEIIGAKAASLLTSSLNDVRTKLQ encoded by the coding sequence ATGTTTCAAAGCGCTGAATTCTGGGTTGCGGTCGCCTTCGTCATCTTCTGGGGCATCCTGTTCTATTACGGCGTTCCCGGGAAGGTGCTGGGCCAGCTCGATACCCGCGGCAAGCGCATTGCCGGTGAACTGGCCGAGGCCAAGCGCCTGCGCCAGGACGCCGAGCGGCTCCTCAAGGAATACGAGTTGAAGCGCGCCGCCGCCGAGCGCGAGGCTGCCGACATCGTCTCCAGCGCTCGCGACGAGGCCGAGCGCCTGGCCCGCGAGGCGCAGGAGAAGATGGCCGACTTCGTGAAGCGCCGCACGGCCACCGCCGAGGCGAAGATCGCCCAGGCCGAGGCCCAGGCCTCCGCCGAAGTGCGCGCCGCCGCCGTGGACGCCGCCATCAAGGCCTCCGAGCGCGTCCTGCGCGACGAGATCATCGGCGCCAAGGCCGCCTCGCTCCTGACGTCGAGCCTCAACGACGTACGCACGAAGCTGCAGTAG
- a CDS encoding HAD family hydrolase, whose translation MLLIFDCDGVLVDSEVLSCRIDAEFLTEIGIPYTTDEIAQQFLGVSLKTMIARIEAERNCKLPDDFSERLNSILFARFETDLKPIEGVREAILSLPYPRCVASSSVPERIALSLRITGLSDLFDDIFSSTQVPRGKPAPDLFLHAASSMKARPEDCVVIEDSVAGVQAALAAGMRVIGFTGGGHCGPDHTEKLRQAGAPVVIERMADLKSTVQDMIRA comes from the coding sequence ATGCTGCTGATCTTCGATTGCGACGGCGTCCTGGTCGATTCTGAGGTGTTGAGCTGCCGGATCGACGCGGAGTTTCTGACTGAGATTGGCATTCCCTACACCACTGATGAGATCGCACAGCAATTCCTTGGCGTCAGCCTGAAAACGATGATCGCGCGCATCGAGGCCGAGCGGAACTGCAAGCTTCCCGACGATTTCAGCGAAAGACTCAACAGCATTCTGTTCGCGCGTTTCGAGACCGACCTGAAGCCGATCGAGGGTGTGCGCGAGGCCATTCTCTCCCTCCCCTACCCGCGCTGCGTCGCCTCCTCCTCCGTGCCGGAGCGGATCGCTTTATCCTTGCGCATCACCGGGCTGTCGGACCTGTTCGACGATATCTTCAGCTCGACTCAAGTTCCGCGCGGCAAGCCGGCCCCGGACCTGTTCCTTCATGCGGCGAGCAGCATGAAGGCCCGTCCCGAGGATTGCGTGGTGATCGAGGATTCCGTTGCAGGCGTTCAGGCGGCTCTTGCTGCCGGCATGCGCGTCATCGGCTTTACCGGCGGCGGGCATTGCGGGCCGGATCACACGGAGAAGCTGCGGCAGGCCGGGGCGCCAGTTGTCATTGAGAGAATGGCGGACTTGAAGAGCACGGTGCAGGATATGATCCGCGCTTAA